The following coding sequences lie in one Rutidosis leptorrhynchoides isolate AG116_Rl617_1_P2 chromosome 4, CSIRO_AGI_Rlap_v1, whole genome shotgun sequence genomic window:
- the LOC139843644 gene encoding probable pectinesterase/pectinesterase inhibitor 7: MTNSFLNTSSLFLLAIITIHLSTTSSAVPPPSSATTVCQYTRYPSFCRSSLPINNSSANVYDYGRFSVRKSISAAHKFATLIDKYLAGSSTLTTGAISALQDCKYLAQVSIDFLTDAFQTVGKTQTTLSTMKSEDIQTMLSAILTNTQTCIDGIQATASSWSSKNGVLAPLTNDNKLYSVSLSLFNRSWGVKNKNKNVSGSHKKHIGFKNGRLPLKMSEKSKAIFETVGQRKLLQSEDNGDEVVVSDIVVVSQDGSGNFTTISDAINIAPNKSDVADGYFLIYVTAGVYEEYVNIPKNKYYLMIIGDGINQTVITGNHSIVDGWTTFNSATFIVTAPNFVAVNITIRNTAGSIKHQAVALRNGADLSTFYSCSFEGYQDTLYTHSLRQFYRECDIYGTVDFIFGNAAVVFQNCNLYPRLPMSGQFNAITAQGRTDPGQNTGTSIQNCNIRAAEDLGSTKTYLGRPWKEYSRTVYMKTYMDTLIDGAGWREWSGDFALNTSYYAEFNNSGPGSDTTRRVTWSGFHIINATDAVNFTTASFVMGDEFLPQTGVPYTSGL, translated from the exons ATGACTAATTCTTTCTTAAACACCTCCTCCCTCTTTCTATTAGCCATCATAACAATCCACCTTTCCACCACCTCCTCCGCCGTCCCACCACCATCTTCCGCCACGACCGTCTGCCAATACACTCGCTACCCGTCCTTCTGTCGCTCATCACTACCAATCAACAACTCGTCAGCCAATGTCTATGACTACGGCCGTTTCTCTGTCCGCAAATCCATCTCTGCGGCCCACAAGTTCGCTACGTTGATCGATAAATACCTCGCTGGATCATCAACTTTAACAACGGGCGCAATAAGCGCTCTTCAAGATTGTAAGTATCTAGCTCAAGTCAGCATCGATTTCCTTACCGATGCTTTCCAAACCGTCGGTAAAACACAAACGACACTTTCCACGATGAAATCCGAAGATATACAAACTATGCTTAGTGCCATTTTAAccaatacacaaacgtgtatagaCGGAATACAAGCAACGGCTTCTTCTTGGAGCTCCAAAAACGGCGTTTTAGCACCACTTACCAACGACAACAAACTGTATAGCGTCTCGTTGTCGCTATTTAACCGCAGTTGGGGTGTTAAGAACAAGAATAAAAATGTTTCCGGGTCACATAAGAAacatattggttttaaaaatggaCGATTGCCTTTAAAAATGTCGGAAAAAAGTAAAGCGATTTTTGAGACTGTGGGGCAACGAAAGCTTCTTCAGAGCGAAGATAATGGCGACGAAGTGGTTGTTAGTGATATTGTTGTGGTTAGTCAAGATGGTTCTGGAAATTTTACCACCATTAGTGACGCAATTAACATTGCTCCGAATAAATCTGATGTTGCTGATGGGTATTTCTTGATTTATGTAACTGCTGGTGTTTATGAGGAATACGTTAACATCCCGAAAAACAAGTATTATTTAATGATCATCGGAGATGGTATTAATCAGACGGTAATCACTGGGAATCATAGCATTGTTGATGGATGGACTACTTTTAACTCTGCTACATTCA TTGTGACTGCTCCAAATTTTGTGGCCGTCAACATAACAATCCGTAACACGGCCGGATCAATAAAGCACCAAGCTGTAGCGTTGCGAAACGGGGCTGACTTATCGACATTCTACAGCTGTAGTTTTGAAGGTTACCAAGACACATTATACACACATTCCCTCCGTCAATTTTACCGTGAATGCGACATTTACGGCACTGTAGATTTCATATTTGGTAACGCAGCCGTTGTTTTCCAAAACTGTAACCTTTACCCTCGATTACCAATGTCGGGTCAATTCAACGCCATCACAGCACAAGGCCGAACCGACCCGGGCCAAAACACAGGCACCTCAATCCAAAATTGTAATATTCGGGCCGCTGAGGATTTGGGCTCCACCAAGACTTATTTAGGGCGGCCGTGGAAAGAGTATTCGCGAACAGTCTATATGAAAACGTACATGGATACGTTGATCGATGGGGCGGGTTGGCGTGAATGGTCTGGTGATTTTGCGTTGAATACTTCGTATTATGCGGAGTTTAATAATTCAGGTCCGGGTTCGGATACAACCCGTAGAGTTACTTGGTCGGGTTTTCATATTATAAATGCGACGGATGCTGTTAATTTTACGACGGCTAGTTTTGTGATGGGTGATGAATTTTTACCCCAAACGGGAGTGCCTTACACTAGTGGCTTGTGA